The Meriones unguiculatus strain TT.TT164.6M chromosome 9, Bangor_MerUng_6.1, whole genome shotgun sequence genome window below encodes:
- the Rem2 gene encoding GTP-binding protein REM 2, which translates to MDTDTETTALCSSSSHQASPPGTPTPEADTTFLKQKPEKLLAELDRSGPPPAPGVPRRRGSMPVPYKHQLRRAQAVDELDWPPQASSSGSSDSLGSGDAALAQKDGVFKVMLVGESGVGKSTLAGTFGGLEGDSAHEMENSEDTYERRIMVDKEEVTLIVYDIWEQGDAGGWLQDHCLQTGDAFLIVFSVTDRRSFSKVPETLLRLRAGRPHHDLPVILVGNKSDLARSREVSLEEGRHLAGTLSCKHIETSAALHHNTRELFEGAVRQIRLRRARGHAGGQRPEPGSPDGPAPPTRRESLTKKAKRFLANLVPRNAKFFKQRSRSCHDLSVL; encoded by the exons ATGGATACGGACACAGAAACCACAGCACTTTGTTCTTCCAGTAGCCACCAGGCCTCCCCACCAGGGACCCCCACACCAG AAGCAGATACTACATTTTTGAAACAGAAGCCAGAGAAACTGCTGGCAGAGTTGGACCGGAGTGGGCCACCTCCCGCCCCTGGGGTCCCCAGACGAAGAGGGAGTATGCCTGTGCCCTACAAACACCAGCTGCGGCGGGCCCAAGCTGTAGACGAACTTGACTGGCCGCCTCAGGCctcatcctctggctcctctGACTCCTTGGGCTCAGGGGATGCAGCCCTTGCCCAAAAAGATGGCGTCTTTAAGGTCATGCTGGTGGGGGAGAGTGGCGTGGGCAAGAGCACGCTAGCAGGCACTTTTGGAGGTCTCGAGGGAGACAGTGCTCATGAGATGGAGAACTCAG AGGACACCTATGAGAGACGAATCATGGTGGACAAAGAAGAAGTGACTTTAATTGTTTATGACATCTGGGAGCAG GGAGACGCAGGAGGATGGCTGCAGGACCACTGCCTTCAGACGGGGGATGCCTTTCTCATCGTCTTCTCAGTCACGGATCGACGAAGCTTCTCCAAAGTTCCAGAAACCCTTCTTCGGCTCCGGGCTGGGAGGCCCCACCACGACCTACCTGTCATCCTTGTTGGAAACAAGAGCGATCTGGCGCGGTCCCGGGAGGTATCTCTGGAGG AGGGTCGCCATCTGGCCGGGACGCTGAGCTGCAAGCACATCGAGACTTCCGCCGCGCTGCACCACAACACTCGTGAGCTCTTCGAGGGCGCCGTGCGCCAGATCAGGCTGCGGCGGGCCCGGGGTCACGCCGGGGGCCAGCGACCCGAGCCTGGCAGCCCCGACGGCCCCGCACCGCCCACACGCCGCGAGAGCCTCACCAAGAAGGCCAAGCGCTTCCTCGCCAACCTGGTGCCTCGCAACGCCAAGTTCTTCAAGCAACGCTCCAGGTCATGTCACGACCTCTCCGTGCTCTGA
- the Lrp10 gene encoding low-density lipoprotein receptor-related protein 10 translates to MLPALPLLLLLLGGALARSDRITFPNSACEAPPAVLSEVQGTLQRPLGRDSRSSPANCTWVILGSKEQTVTVRFQKLHLACGSEHLTLHSPLQPLVSLCEAPASPLQLPGGNVTITYSYAGARAPMGQGFLLSYSQDWLLCLQEEFQCLNHRCVPAAQRCDGIDACGDGSDEAGCSSDPFSNLNPAPATLPCNLTLEDFYGVFSSPGYSHLPSVSHPQSCLWLLDPHDGRRLAVRFTALDLGYGDAVHVYDGPGPPETPRLLRSLTHFSNGKAVTVETLSGQAVVSYHTVAWSSGRGFNATYHVRGYCLPWDRPCGLGSGLGAGENLGERCYSEAQRCDGSWDCADGTDEEGCPGCPPGHFPCGAAGTPGATACYLPADRCNYQTFCADGADERRCRHCQPGNFRCRDEKCVYETWVCDGQPDCTDGSDEWDCSYALPRKVITAAVIGSLVCGLLLVIALGCTCKLYAIRTQEYSIFAPLSRMEAEIVQQQAPPSYGQLIAQGAIPPVEDFPTENPNDNSVLGNLRSLLQILRQDMTPGGPSGGRRRQRGRSVRRLVRRLRRWGLLPRTNTPARAPETRSQVTPSVPSEALDDSTGQACEGGAVGGQDGEQAPPLPIKAPIPTPSTLPALAAVTEPPGPLPSVPVEPSLLSGVVQVLRGRLLPSLWSPGPTWTPAGPHTTGLAPEDEDDVLLLPLAEPEVWVVEAEDEPLLA, encoded by the exons ATGCTACCggccctcccccttctcctcctcctcctcg GAGGTGCTCTGGCCCGCTCAGACCGGATCACTTTTCCAAATTCTG CTTGTGAGGCTCCCCCGGCAGTGCTCTCGGAAGTACAGGGCACTTTACAGAGGCCCCTGGGCCGGGACAGCCGCAGCTCCCCTGCCAACTGCACCTGGGTCATTCTGGGCAGCAAGGAACAGACAGTAACTGTCAG GTTCCAGAAGCTGCACCTGGCCTGTGGCTCAGAGCATTTGACCCTGCACTCCCCTCTCCAGCCACTGGTCTCCCTGTGTGAGGCTCCTGCCAGCCCTTTGCAGCTGCCAGGGGGCAATGTGACCATTACATACAGCTATGCTGGGGCCAGAGCACCCATGGGCCAGGGCTTTTTGCTGTCTTATAGTCAAG ATTGGCTGCTGTGCCTTCAGGAAGAGTTCCAGTGCCTGAACCACCgctgtgtgcctgctgcccagCGCTGTGACGGGATTGATGCCTGTGGCGACGGCTCCGACGAGGCAGGTTGCAGCTCAGATCCGTTCTCTAACCTGAACCCAGCCCCTGCAACTCTGCCCTGCAATCTTACCTTGGAGGACTTTTACGGCGTCTTTTCCTCCCCTGGATATTCACACCTGCCCTCAGTCTCCCACCCACAGTCCTGCCTGTGGCTGCTAGACCCCCATGATGGCCGGAGGCTGGCAGTGCGCTTCACAGCCCTAGACTTGGGCTATGGAGATGCGGTGCACGTGTATGATGGCCCTGGGCCCCCGGAGACCCCTCGGCTGCTACGCAGTCTCACACACTTCAGCAATGGCAAGGCTGTCActgtggagaccctgtctggTCAGGCTGTTGTGTCCTACCACACAGTTGCCTGGAGCAGTGGCCGGGGCTTTAATGCTACCTACCATGTTCGGGGCTACTGTCTACCTTGGGAcagaccctgtggcttgggctcAGGCCTGGGGGCTGGCGAGAACCTAGGTGAGCGCTGCTACAGTGAGGCACAGCGCTGCGATGGCTCGTGGGACTGTGCCGATGGCACGGACGAGGAGGGTTGCCCCGGCTGCCCACCGGGGCACTTCCCCTGTGGAGCTGCTGGCACCCCTGGGGCCACAGCCTGCTACCTGCCTGCTGACCGCTGCAACTACCAGACGTTCTGTGCGGATGGGGCCGACGAGAGGCGCTGCCGGCATTGCCAGCCCGGCAACTTCCGGTGCCGGGATGAGAAGTGTGTGTATGAGACGTGGGTGTGTGACGGCCAGCCGGACTGTACGGATGGCAGCGATGAGTGGGATTGCTCCTACGCCCTGCCCCGGAAAGTCATCACAGCGGCCGTCATCGGCAGCCTCGTGTGCGGCCTGTTGCTGGTCATCGCCCTGGGCTGCACCTGCAAACTCTATGCCATTCGCACCCAGGAATACAG cATCTTTGCTCCGCTCTCCCGAATGGAGGCCGAGATCGTGCAGCAGCAGGCACCCCCTTCCTACGGGCAGCTCATTGCTCAGGGTGCCATCCCACCTGTGGAAGACTTCCCCACAGAGAACCCTAATGAT aACTCTGTGCTGGGGAACCTACGTTCTCTGCTCCAGATCTTACGCCAAGATATGACCCCAGGGGGCCCTTCAGGGGGCCGCCGACGCCAACGGGGCCGCTCTGTTCGTCGTCTGGTTCGCCGTCTCCGTCGTTGGGGTCTGCTTCCTCGAACCAATACCCCAGCTCGGGCCCCTGAGACCAGATCCCAGGTCACACCTTCTGTTCCCTCTGAGGCCCTGGATGACAGCACAGGCCAAGCCTGTGAAGGTGGGGCAGTCGGGGGCCAGGACGGGGAGCAGGCTCCTCCGCTACCCATCAAGGCCCCCATCCCAACCCCAAGCACACTTCCAGCCCTTGCTGCTGTCACTGAGCCTCCAGGGCCACTCCCCTCAGTGCCTGTAGAACCGTCACTGTTGTCTGGAGTTGTACAGGTCCTACGGGGCCGCCTCCTGCCCAGCCTGTGGTCCCCAGGACCCACCTGGACCCCAGCTGGACCTCACACAACAGGCTTGGCCCCAGAGGATGAGGACGATGTACTGTTACTGCCACTGGCCGAGCCAGAGGTGTGGGTGGTCGAGGCAGAGGATGAACCACTGCTTGCCTGA